In Vibrio alfacsensis, the following proteins share a genomic window:
- a CDS encoding anaerobic sulfatase maturase, which translates to MHITQGPQFNGKASKRLHVMAKPIGAACNIDCTYCYYLSKQDLLEYKKGCTPVMDEETLETYIRQYIEGQNTQEIIFSWQGGEPTMLGLDYFKKIVEFQSKYKPEGVVISNDLQTNGTLLNDDWCAFLKVNNFLVGLSIDGPEMMHNAYRTNRAGRGTFNQVMEAVELLHKHEVKFATLTCVNNLTSRNPLEVYRFLRDEVRSPQMQFIPIVEQKTFRTTAPQTWEPQEQLKQGDKRLIPGHKDSVVEPWCVADEAWGNFLIAIFDEWIQHDIGKVFVQYFEASVETWMGRKNPLCTLGEICGKGLAMEPNGDVFACDHYVYPEYKIGNIHHEKLGTLAFDPEQQKFGFAKTRSLTKQCQQCDYQFACYGECPKNRFIRTKDGEPGLNYLCAGWKKFFSHSDKAMAYILRATGNPVAHGKYNDAVLRQQATKRSVFETKF; encoded by the coding sequence ATGCACATTACTCAAGGTCCTCAGTTCAACGGTAAAGCCTCTAAGCGTTTACATGTCATGGCAAAGCCTATTGGGGCGGCCTGTAATATCGATTGCACTTACTGTTACTATCTCAGCAAACAGGACTTACTTGAGTACAAAAAAGGCTGCACGCCAGTGATGGATGAAGAGACCTTAGAGACCTACATTCGTCAGTACATTGAAGGACAGAACACGCAGGAAATCATCTTCTCTTGGCAGGGTGGTGAACCAACGATGTTGGGCTTGGATTACTTTAAAAAGATTGTTGAGTTTCAATCAAAGTACAAGCCAGAAGGCGTGGTTATTTCTAATGATTTACAAACCAATGGCACGTTGCTTAACGACGATTGGTGTGCATTTCTAAAAGTAAATAACTTCTTGGTCGGTTTGAGTATCGACGGACCAGAAATGATGCACAACGCTTACCGAACTAACCGCGCAGGTCGTGGCACGTTTAACCAAGTGATGGAGGCTGTTGAACTGCTGCACAAACACGAAGTGAAGTTCGCAACGCTGACTTGTGTAAACAACTTAACCAGCCGCAATCCTCTAGAGGTCTACCGATTCCTGCGCGATGAAGTACGTTCTCCGCAAATGCAGTTCATTCCAATTGTGGAACAGAAAACTTTCCGCACTACCGCTCCACAAACGTGGGAGCCGCAAGAACAGCTAAAACAAGGTGACAAGCGCCTTATTCCTGGTCACAAGGACTCCGTGGTTGAGCCATGGTGTGTGGCAGACGAGGCGTGGGGTAACTTCCTTATTGCGATTTTTGATGAGTGGATTCAGCATGACATTGGCAAGGTGTTTGTTCAGTACTTCGAAGCAAGTGTGGAGACTTGGATGGGGCGTAAAAACCCACTTTGTACTCTGGGCGAGATTTGTGGCAAAGGCTTGGCAATGGAACCAAACGGTGATGTTTTCGCTTGTGACCACTACGTTTATCCAGAATACAAGATTGGCAACATCCACCACGAAAAATTGGGCACATTGGCGTTTGATCCTGAGCAGCAAAAGTTTGGCTTTGCCAAGACTCGCTCGTTAACCAAGCAGTGCCAACAGTGTGATTACCAATTCGCTTGCTACGGCGAGTGTCCGAAAAACCGTTTCATTCGCACCAAAGACGGTGAACCTGGGTTGAACTACCTGTGTGCAGGTTGGAAAAAGTTCTTCTCTCATTCTGATAAGGCAATGGCATACATTCTTCGTGCAACGGGTAACCCTGTGGCACATGGCAAATACAATGATGCAGTGTTGCGCCAACAAGCGACGAAGCGTTCTGTATTCGAAACCAAATTTTAA